The following are from one region of the Melaminivora suipulveris genome:
- a CDS encoding sulfite exporter TauE/SafE family protein produces MEWIIVSLASLLAGFVDAIVGGGGLILLPALFATFPAAAPATLMGTNKSAAIWGTGIATWQYSRRVSMRWQAMLPATAAGFIGAFLGAWLVTLIAADFLRKLLPLVLVALLVYTLVKKDLGRTHAPRLAARAEVWAASAIGLSIGFYDGFFGPGTGSFFVFLFVRVLGYDFLHASASAKLLNLATNVSALILFAAKGHVWWHFALPLALANVIGSLLGAHLALKHGAGFVRGIFIVVVGALIVKTGWDAFLR; encoded by the coding sequence ATGGAATGGATCATCGTCTCGCTGGCCTCGCTGCTGGCCGGCTTCGTGGACGCGATCGTCGGCGGCGGCGGGCTGATCCTGCTGCCAGCCCTGTTTGCCACCTTCCCCGCTGCAGCGCCGGCCACGCTCATGGGCACCAACAAGAGCGCGGCCATCTGGGGCACGGGCATCGCCACCTGGCAGTACAGCCGGCGCGTGAGCATGCGCTGGCAGGCCATGCTGCCGGCCACCGCGGCGGGCTTCATAGGCGCCTTCCTGGGCGCCTGGCTGGTCACGCTGATCGCGGCGGATTTTTTGCGCAAGCTGCTGCCGCTGGTGTTGGTCGCGCTGCTGGTCTACACGCTGGTGAAGAAAGACCTGGGCCGCACGCATGCGCCGCGCCTGGCCGCGCGCGCTGAAGTGTGGGCGGCCAGCGCCATCGGCCTGTCCATCGGTTTTTACGACGGCTTCTTCGGCCCCGGCACGGGCAGCTTCTTCGTTTTCCTGTTCGTGCGCGTGCTGGGCTACGATTTTCTGCACGCCTCGGCCTCGGCCAAGCTGCTGAACCTGGCGACCAACGTCTCGGCGCTGATCCTGTTCGCCGCCAAGGGCCATGTGTGGTGGCATTTCGCGCTGCCGCTGGCGCTGGCCAACGTGATCGGCAGCCTCCTGGGCGCCCACCTGGCGCTCAAGCACGGCGCGGGCTTCGTGCGCGGCATCTTCATCGTCGTGGTCGGCGCGCTGATCGTGAAGACCGGGTGGGATGCTTTCCTGCGTTGA
- a CDS encoding amino acid ABC transporter permease, which translates to MLVALWPSSWSRPQRSNATLVAALVLMALVLSLLGWLLSFFPEPIGSNAALFAEGALTTLELTVVAGLAGLVLGTAAALARTSRMAWLRAIASFYIWAIRGTPLLVQILFVYFALPVLVPGLNLPDFAAAAVALGLNVGAYNAEAIRAGLLAVPRGQTEAARALGLPRSRVFLDVVFPQAFKIALPPLVSNFVALLKDSSLAYVIGVVELTNVGNRIQSATFQPVATLTTVAITYLILTTLVTQVTHAIEHRFDVEGRVK; encoded by the coding sequence ATGCTCGTCGCTCTTTGGCCCTCCAGCTGGAGCCGTCCCCAGCGCAGCAACGCGACGCTGGTGGCGGCGCTGGTGCTGATGGCGCTGGTCCTGTCGCTGCTGGGCTGGCTGCTGTCGTTCTTTCCCGAGCCCATAGGCTCCAACGCCGCGCTGTTCGCCGAAGGGGCGCTGACCACGCTGGAATTGACGGTGGTCGCAGGACTGGCGGGACTGGTGCTGGGCACCGCGGCGGCGCTGGCGCGCACTTCGCGCATGGCCTGGCTGCGCGCCATCGCCAGCTTCTACATCTGGGCCATCCGCGGCACGCCGCTGCTGGTGCAGATCCTGTTCGTGTACTTCGCCCTGCCGGTGCTGGTGCCGGGGCTGAACCTGCCCGATTTCGCCGCCGCCGCGGTGGCGCTGGGCCTGAACGTCGGCGCCTACAACGCCGAGGCCATCCGCGCGGGCCTGCTGGCCGTGCCGCGCGGGCAGACCGAGGCCGCGCGCGCGCTCGGCCTGCCGCGCTCGCGCGTGTTCCTGGACGTGGTGTTTCCGCAGGCCTTCAAGATCGCCCTGCCGCCCTTGGTCAGCAACTTCGTCGCGCTGCTCAAGGATTCGTCGCTCGCCTACGTCATCGGCGTGGTCGAGCTGACCAACGTCGGCAACCGCATCCAGTCGGCCACCTTCCAGCCGGTGGCGACGCTGACCACCGTGGCCATCACCTACCTGATTCTGACCACGCTGGTCACCCAGGTCACGCATGCCATCGAGCACCGCTTCGACGTCGAGGGGAGAGTGAAATGA
- the mrdA gene encoding penicillin-binding protein 2, with translation MTELRNTQAEAWRFRLRVVVVGLVVLLAFGLIAARLYVLQVVRHEGLADQAENNRTAVVPIVPNRGQILDRSGVVLATNYSAYTLEITPSRSMDLEATIDQLAEIVDIQQRDRRRFKRLMDESRRFDSLPIRTRLSDDEVARFAAQRWRFPGVEIKARLFRTYPFGEVASHAIGYIGRINQREKERIEDSDEAANYRGTDYIGKLGVEQSFEQTLHGQTGVELLETSAGGYAVRRLESHPATPGSAVMLSLDIKLQKMVEDLFGERRGALVALDPRNGEVLALVSKPTFDPNLFVEGIDQENWQALNESINKPLLNRALRGTYPPGSTYKPFMALAALETGKRAANVVVSDPGYFNYGGRTFRSHEGGLGGVDMHRAIQYSSNTYFYSLAVEMGVDTIHDFMAPLGFGQITGIDLGGEVRGVLPSQEWKRNAYKRAEAKRWFSGETVSLGIGQGYNNFTMLQLAVAEATLANGGTRHRPHLVKAVKDQVSGAITEVQQPPGQSLGYKPRNVEVITRALRAVNEAGTGRRVFAGAPYTSAGKTGTAQAVAWAQGMKYNARLLSEHQRDHSLFAAFAPVEDPKVAVAIIVENAGFGAAAAAPIVRRVFDYWLLGQYPSEEDIAATAKGQSGPPIGAPRRAEDVELAPTAVP, from the coding sequence GTGACGGAGTTGCGCAACACCCAGGCCGAGGCGTGGCGTTTTCGCCTGCGCGTGGTCGTGGTGGGCCTGGTGGTCCTGCTGGCCTTCGGGCTGATCGCCGCGCGCCTGTACGTGCTGCAGGTCGTGCGCCACGAAGGCCTGGCCGACCAGGCGGAGAACAACCGCACCGCCGTCGTGCCCATCGTGCCCAACCGCGGCCAGATCCTGGACAGGAGCGGCGTGGTACTGGCGACCAACTACTCGGCCTACACGCTGGAGATCACGCCCTCGCGCTCCATGGACCTGGAGGCGACCATCGACCAGCTGGCCGAGATCGTCGACATCCAGCAGCGCGACCGGCGCCGCTTCAAGCGCCTGATGGACGAGTCGCGCCGCTTCGACTCGCTGCCGATCCGCACGCGCCTGTCCGACGACGAAGTGGCGCGCTTTGCCGCGCAGCGCTGGCGCTTTCCGGGGGTGGAGATCAAGGCGCGGCTGTTTCGCACCTACCCGTTTGGCGAAGTGGCCAGCCACGCCATCGGCTACATCGGCCGCATCAACCAGCGCGAAAAAGAGCGCATCGAGGACTCCGACGAAGCCGCCAACTACCGCGGCACCGACTACATCGGCAAGCTGGGCGTGGAGCAAAGCTTCGAACAGACGCTGCATGGCCAGACCGGCGTCGAGCTGCTGGAGACCTCCGCCGGCGGCTACGCCGTGCGCCGCCTGGAGAGCCATCCGGCGACGCCCGGCAGCGCGGTCATGCTGTCCCTGGACATCAAGCTGCAAAAGATGGTCGAGGACCTTTTCGGCGAGCGCCGCGGCGCGCTGGTGGCGCTCGATCCACGCAACGGCGAGGTGCTGGCGCTGGTCTCCAAACCGACGTTCGACCCCAACCTGTTCGTCGAGGGCATCGACCAGGAAAACTGGCAGGCGCTCAACGAATCCATCAACAAGCCGCTCCTGAATCGCGCGCTGCGCGGCACCTACCCGCCCGGCTCGACCTACAAGCCCTTCATGGCGCTGGCGGCGCTGGAGACCGGCAAGCGCGCGGCCAACGTCGTGGTCAGCGACCCAGGCTACTTCAACTATGGCGGGCGCACCTTTCGCAGCCACGAGGGCGGGCTGGGCGGCGTGGACATGCACCGCGCCATCCAGTATTCGAGCAACACCTACTTCTATTCGCTGGCCGTGGAGATGGGCGTGGACACCATCCACGACTTCATGGCGCCGCTGGGTTTTGGCCAGATCACCGGCATCGACCTGGGAGGCGAGGTGCGCGGCGTGCTGCCCAGCCAGGAGTGGAAGCGAAACGCCTACAAGCGAGCCGAGGCCAAGCGCTGGTTTTCAGGCGAGACGGTGTCGCTGGGCATCGGCCAGGGCTACAACAACTTCACCATGCTGCAACTGGCGGTGGCCGAGGCGACGCTGGCCAACGGCGGCACGCGGCATCGCCCGCACCTGGTCAAGGCCGTCAAGGACCAGGTCAGCGGCGCCATCACCGAAGTCCAGCAGCCGCCGGGGCAATCGCTGGGCTACAAGCCGCGCAACGTGGAAGTCATCACCCGCGCCCTGCGCGCCGTGAACGAGGCCGGCACCGGCCGGCGCGTGTTCGCCGGCGCGCCCTACACCTCGGCCGGCAAGACCGGAACGGCGCAGGCCGTGGCCTGGGCGCAGGGCATGAAGTACAACGCCCGTCTGCTGTCCGAGCACCAGCGCGACCATTCGCTGTTTGCCGCCTTCGCGCCGGTGGAAGACCCGAAGGTGGCCGTGGCCATCATCGTCGAGAACGCGGGCTTTGGCGCCGCTGCCGCCGCGCCCATCGTGCGCCGGGTGTTCGACTACTGGCTGCTGGGCCAGTATCCGAGCGAGGAGGACATTGCCGCCACGGCCAAGGGCCAGAGCGGCCCGCCCATCGGGGCGCCGCGACGCGCCGAGGACGTGGAACTGGCGCCGACGGCGGTGCCGTGA
- a CDS encoding amino acid ABC transporter ATP-binding protein, with the protein MTAPYIVCKDVRKAFGEHEVLKGVSTQFHTGQVTTIIGASGSGKSTLLRAINRLEPHDSGSITIGGVEVTDDQRTLQRQRCEVGMVFQQFNLFGHLTVLDNLTLAPRRIQRLPRSQANDKAMQLLKRVGMQDHAHKYPWQLSGGQQQRVAIARALAMAPKVMLFDEPTSALDPEMVQEVLDVMRELARGGMTMIVVTHEMGFAREVADRVMFFDQGCIAHDAPPAEFFAHPASERIRSFLRRMSS; encoded by the coding sequence ATGACCGCTCCCTACATCGTCTGCAAGGACGTGCGCAAGGCCTTTGGCGAGCACGAGGTCCTGAAGGGCGTCTCCACGCAGTTCCACACCGGCCAGGTCACGACCATCATCGGCGCCTCGGGATCGGGCAAGAGCACGCTCTTGCGCGCCATCAACCGGCTGGAGCCGCACGACAGCGGCTCCATCACCATCGGTGGCGTCGAGGTCACCGACGACCAGCGCACGCTGCAGCGCCAGCGCTGCGAGGTGGGCATGGTGTTCCAGCAGTTCAACCTGTTCGGCCACCTGACGGTGCTGGACAACCTGACGCTGGCGCCGCGGCGCATCCAGCGCCTGCCACGCAGCCAGGCCAACGACAAGGCCATGCAACTGCTGAAACGCGTGGGCATGCAGGACCATGCGCACAAATATCCCTGGCAGCTCTCGGGCGGGCAGCAGCAGCGCGTGGCCATCGCCCGCGCCCTGGCCATGGCGCCCAAGGTCATGCTGTTCGACGAGCCGACCAGCGCGCTGGACCCCGAGATGGTGCAGGAGGTGCTGGACGTCATGCGCGAGCTGGCGCGCGGCGGCATGACCATGATCGTGGTGACGCACGAGATGGGTTTTGCCCGCGAGGTGGCCGACCGCGTCATGTTCTTCGACCAGGGTTGCATCGCGCACGACGCGCCGCCGGCGGAATTCTTCGCCCATCCGGCGAGCGAGCGCATCCGCTCCTTCCTGCGGCGCATGAGCAGCTGA
- the rocF gene encoding arginase, with product MTTVTLIGAPTDVGASVLGASMGPDALRIAGINRALRALGLEVLDAGNLHGPGNPQALPQQGFRHLDEVVQWNQAVFDATRAALAQGQLPLMMGGDHCLAIGSISAVAAHCRTAARRLKVLWFDAHADANTPETSPSGNIHGMPVACLLGRGPRSLAQLAGATALAAGEIALIGVRSVDPVEKRFVAEHGIEVYDMRTIDELGMRAVMQAALAGVDEGTHLHVSFDMDAMDPSVAPGVGTDVRGGLTYRETQLCMEMLADCGCLASADLVELNPALDVRNQTAELAVDLLESLFGKSTLMRRR from the coding sequence ATGACCACCGTGACCCTGATCGGCGCACCCACCGACGTCGGCGCCAGCGTGCTGGGCGCCAGCATGGGGCCGGACGCCCTGCGCATCGCCGGCATCAACCGCGCGCTGCGCGCCCTGGGTCTGGAGGTACTGGACGCCGGCAATCTGCACGGCCCTGGCAACCCGCAGGCGCTGCCGCAGCAAGGCTTTCGGCACCTCGATGAAGTCGTGCAGTGGAACCAGGCGGTGTTCGATGCCACGCGTGCCGCGCTGGCGCAGGGGCAGTTGCCTTTGATGATGGGCGGCGACCACTGCCTGGCCATTGGCTCCATCAGCGCCGTGGCCGCGCACTGCCGCACCGCAGCGCGACGCCTGAAGGTGCTGTGGTTCGACGCGCACGCCGACGCCAACACGCCCGAGACTTCGCCGTCCGGCAACATCCATGGCATGCCGGTGGCCTGCCTGCTGGGGCGGGGGCCGCGTTCGCTGGCGCAACTGGCCGGGGCCACGGCGCTGGCCGCCGGCGAGATCGCGCTGATCGGTGTGCGCAGCGTCGATCCTGTCGAGAAGCGCTTCGTCGCCGAGCACGGCATCGAGGTGTACGACATGCGCACCATCGACGAGTTGGGCATGCGCGCGGTGATGCAGGCGGCGCTGGCCGGCGTGGATGAGGGCACGCACCTGCACGTGAGCTTCGACATGGACGCCATGGACCCATCCGTCGCCCCCGGCGTGGGCACCGACGTGCGCGGCGGCCTGACCTACCGCGAGACGCAGCTGTGCATGGAGATGCTGGCCGACTGCGGCTGCCTGGCCTCGGCCGATCTGGTCGAGCTGAACCCCGCCCTGGACGTGCGCAACCAGACGGCCGAGCTCGCCGTCGACCTGCTGGAGAGCCTGTTCGGCAAGTCCACGCTGATGCGGCGACGCTGA
- a CDS encoding MlaE family ABC transporter permease: MPEPTPPMLTRDDAGRARVLARGDWIAAALADRRAARRLLRQLRATADAPEWDLSGVQRLDHIGAQLLWDHWGQRWPGQIEADQAQRDMIERVAQYTSERPPRPRATLAGALDALGARVMHALDHLKHLVELIGQLLLDVLLLARRPSRGPWRDISGHLFRMGATALPITALVGFLIGVVLAYLMSLQLRQFGAEAFIVNILGISLIRELGPMLGAILVAGRSGSAITAQIGVMRVTEELDAMRVMGIPWGFRLVMPRALALALAMPLISLWTTLAALGGGMLAADLAMGISPAYFAQALPAAVQVSNLWLAMGKSVVFGVFIALIGCHWGLRVEPNTQSLGQGTTASVVSAITMVIIVDALFAVAFKNVGF; the protein is encoded by the coding sequence ATGCCCGAGCCGACTCCGCCCATGCTGACCCGCGATGATGCCGGCCGCGCGCGCGTGCTGGCGCGCGGCGACTGGATCGCCGCCGCGCTGGCCGACCGGCGCGCCGCGCGGCGTCTGCTGCGCCAGCTGCGCGCAACGGCCGATGCGCCAGAGTGGGACCTGTCGGGCGTGCAGCGGCTGGACCACATCGGCGCGCAACTGCTGTGGGACCACTGGGGCCAGCGCTGGCCCGGCCAGATCGAGGCCGACCAGGCGCAGCGCGACATGATCGAGCGCGTGGCGCAGTACACCAGCGAGCGCCCGCCACGGCCTCGCGCCACCCTGGCCGGCGCCCTGGACGCTCTCGGCGCGCGGGTGATGCACGCGCTGGACCACTTGAAGCACCTGGTCGAGCTGATCGGCCAGTTGCTGCTGGACGTGCTGCTTCTCGCGCGCCGGCCATCGCGCGGGCCCTGGCGCGACATCTCGGGCCACCTGTTTCGCATGGGCGCCACGGCGCTGCCCATCACGGCGCTGGTGGGCTTTTTGATCGGCGTGGTGCTGGCCTACCTGATGAGCCTGCAGCTGCGCCAGTTCGGCGCCGAGGCCTTCATCGTCAACATCCTGGGCATCTCGCTGATCCGCGAACTCGGCCCCATGCTGGGCGCCATCCTGGTGGCCGGTCGCTCGGGCTCGGCCATCACGGCGCAGATCGGCGTCATGCGCGTGACCGAGGAGCTGGACGCCATGCGCGTCATGGGCATTCCCTGGGGTTTTCGCCTGGTCATGCCGCGCGCGCTGGCGCTGGCGCTGGCCATGCCGCTGATCTCGCTGTGGACCACGCTGGCCGCGCTGGGCGGGGGCATGCTGGCGGCCGATCTGGCCATGGGCATCTCGCCGGCCTACTTCGCGCAGGCGCTGCCGGCGGCGGTGCAGGTCTCCAACCTGTGGCTGGCCATGGGCAAATCGGTGGTCTTTGGCGTGTTCATCGCGCTGATCGGCTGCCACTGGGGCCTGCGCGTGGAGCCCAACACGCAAAGCCTGGGCCAGGGCACGACGGCTTCGGTGGTCAGCGCCATCACCATGGTCATCATCGTGGACGCGCTGTTTGCCGTGGCGTTCAAGAACGTGGGCTTTTGA
- a CDS encoding ABC transporter ATP-binding protein, with product MDSTAPAAAAPQDAVPAVEIHGLATVFGKGRDAFTVHDQLDLTVRRGEILSLVGGSGTGKTVLLRHILGLTVPTRGSVSVLGRPATELGGEGASSRVGMLFQHGALFSAFSVLDNIAFALRELGTLPDAVITDAALVKLRMVGLQAEHATRMPADLSGGMIKRVALARALIMDPPLLLLDEPTAGLDPNSSDEFCELLLELHAALGLTVIMVTHDLDTLYALSTRVAVLADRRVIALGTPEEVTQYKHPFIEHFFLGERGRRARASEKT from the coding sequence ATGGACTCCACCGCCCCGGCAGCCGCTGCGCCGCAGGACGCCGTGCCCGCCGTCGAGATCCACGGCCTGGCCACGGTCTTCGGCAAGGGCCGCGATGCCTTCACGGTGCACGACCAGCTGGACCTGACGGTGCGCCGCGGCGAGATCCTGTCGCTGGTCGGCGGCTCGGGTACCGGCAAGACGGTGCTGCTGCGCCACATCCTCGGGCTCACGGTGCCCACGCGCGGCAGCGTCAGCGTGCTGGGCCGGCCGGCCACCGAGCTGGGCGGCGAGGGCGCCAGCAGCCGCGTGGGCATGCTGTTCCAGCACGGCGCGCTGTTTTCCGCCTTCAGCGTGCTGGACAACATCGCCTTCGCCCTGCGCGAGCTGGGCACGCTGCCGGACGCGGTCATCACCGACGCGGCGCTGGTCAAGCTGCGCATGGTCGGTCTCCAGGCCGAGCACGCCACGCGCATGCCGGCCGATCTGTCGGGCGGCATGATCAAGCGCGTGGCGCTGGCGCGCGCGCTCATCATGGACCCGCCGCTGCTGCTGCTGGACGAGCCCACCGCGGGGCTCGACCCCAACAGCTCGGACGAGTTTTGCGAGCTGCTGCTGGAGCTGCACGCCGCGCTGGGCCTCACCGTGATCATGGTCACGCACGACCTGGACACGCTGTACGCGCTGTCCACCCGCGTGGCGGTGCTGGCCGATCGGCGCGTGATCGCCCTGGGCACGCCCGAAGAGGTCACGCAGTACAAGCACCCCTTCATCGAACATTTTTTCCTGGGCGAACGCGGACGGCGCGCCAGGGCAAGCGAGAAGACCTGA
- a CDS encoding GMC family oxidoreductase, giving the protein MSQDTTFDTIIIGAGTAGSLLANRLSADKSRRILLLEAGRKDDYHWIHVPVGYLYCIGNPRTDWLYQTEPDAGLNGRTLRYPRGRVLGGCSSINGMIYMRGQARNYQHWAEVTGDDSWRWSNVLQAFRRHEDHWRLDRPEGASDEFKRLHGSKSTGGSGEWRVEKQRLRWDILDAFAQAAQQAGIPATDDFNGGDNEGVGYFEVNQKAGWRWNTAKAFLRPTCYGRPNFELWTNAQATRLLLERQPDGSQRCTGVQVWTGSEMVTAHATREVILSAGAVNSPQLLQLSGIGPGALLQRHGIQVVHELPGVGANLQDHLQIRAVYKVQGVATLNQLASTLLGKARIGLEYAVRRSGPMSMAPSQLGAFTRSSDQYDHANIQFHVQPLSLEAFGDPLHAFPAFTASVCNLQPTSRGSVTIKSARFEDAPAIAPNYLSTDEDRQVAADSLRVVRRIAGQPALARYHPEEYKPGPQYQSDEDLARLAGDIATTIFHPVGTTRMGRDDDPMAVLDSRLRVRGVAGLRVVDAGAMPTITSGNTNSPTLMMAEMAAQWIRRGD; this is encoded by the coding sequence ATGAGCCAAGACACCACCTTCGACACCATCATCATCGGCGCCGGCACCGCCGGCAGCCTGCTGGCCAACCGCCTGAGCGCCGACAAGTCGCGCCGCATCCTGCTGCTGGAGGCCGGCCGCAAGGACGACTACCACTGGATCCACGTGCCCGTGGGTTACCTGTACTGCATCGGCAACCCGCGCACCGACTGGCTGTACCAGACCGAACCCGACGCCGGCCTGAACGGCCGCACCCTGCGCTACCCGCGCGGCAGGGTGCTGGGCGGCTGCAGCAGCATCAACGGCATGATCTACATGCGCGGCCAGGCGCGCAATTACCAGCACTGGGCCGAGGTGACGGGCGACGACAGCTGGCGCTGGAGCAATGTGCTGCAGGCCTTTCGCCGCCACGAGGACCACTGGCGGCTGGACCGGCCCGAAGGCGCCAGCGACGAGTTCAAGCGCCTGCACGGCAGCAAGAGCACCGGCGGCAGCGGCGAGTGGCGTGTGGAAAAGCAGCGCCTGCGCTGGGACATCCTGGACGCTTTCGCCCAGGCCGCGCAGCAGGCCGGCATCCCGGCCACGGATGACTTCAACGGCGGCGACAACGAGGGCGTGGGCTACTTCGAGGTCAACCAGAAGGCCGGCTGGCGCTGGAACACGGCCAAGGCCTTTCTGCGCCCGACCTGCTATGGCCGCCCGAACTTCGAGCTGTGGACCAACGCCCAGGCCACCCGGCTGCTGCTGGAGCGCCAGCCCGATGGCAGCCAGCGCTGCACCGGCGTGCAGGTCTGGACCGGCAGCGAGATGGTCACCGCGCATGCCACGCGCGAGGTCATCCTGAGCGCCGGCGCCGTCAACTCGCCGCAGCTGCTGCAGCTGTCGGGCATCGGGCCGGGCGCGCTGCTGCAGCGCCATGGCATCCAGGTCGTGCACGAACTGCCCGGCGTGGGCGCCAATTTGCAGGACCACCTGCAGATCCGTGCCGTCTACAAGGTGCAGGGCGTTGCGACGCTGAACCAGCTGGCCAGCACGCTGCTGGGCAAGGCGCGCATCGGGCTGGAGTACGCCGTGAGGCGCAGCGGGCCGATGAGCATGGCGCCATCGCAGCTGGGCGCCTTCACGCGCAGCAGCGATCAATACGATCACGCCAACATCCAGTTCCACGTCCAGCCACTGTCGCTGGAGGCCTTTGGCGATCCGCTGCACGCTTTTCCAGCCTTCACCGCCAGCGTCTGCAACCTGCAACCCACCAGCCGCGGCAGCGTGACCATCAAGAGCGCGCGCTTCGAGGACGCGCCGGCCATCGCGCCCAACTACCTGTCGACCGACGAGGACCGCCAGGTCGCGGCCGACAGCCTGCGCGTGGTGCGCCGCATCGCCGGGCAGCCGGCGCTGGCGCGGTATCACCCCGAGGAATACAAACCCGGCCCGCAATACCAAAGCGACGAAGACCTGGCGCGCCTGGCCGGCGACATCGCCACGACCATCTTCCATCCCGTGGGCACGACGCGCATGGGCCGGGATGACGATCCCATGGCCGTGCTCGACTCGCGGCTGCGCGTGCGCGGCGTGGCCGGCCTGCGCGTGGTGGACGCCGGCGCCATGCCCACCATCACCAGCGGCAACACCAACAGCCCGACGCTGATGATGGCCGAGATGGCGGCGCAGTGGATTCGGCGCGGGGACTGA
- a CDS encoding DMT family transporter: MRAERQGLLALLLVVAVWGTTFPAMKLLSAQLDALQIIGARFAIALLVLAPMWRGLTAPEGRWGLLLGALLFIAFWLQIEGLARTSSNRNAFVTGLNVLVVPLLAMAVLGRRYGLALWVACAMALAGMALMFHEDEPWNAGDTLTLASTLFYAIYILALEECARRTAAAPLRATRLAAMQALVMCGASGALLLLRHGGIAGTWQAVAALPGPALAALVYLGVIASVLVVTLQAWGQQRVDAMRSAIVFGLEPVFAAATAWVLIKETLGPSGLAGAALIVAALIVSQAQPARTAVAAA; the protein is encoded by the coding sequence ATGCGCGCTGAACGCCAGGGCCTGCTGGCCCTTCTGCTCGTGGTCGCCGTCTGGGGCACCACTTTCCCGGCCATGAAGCTGCTGTCGGCGCAGCTCGACGCCCTGCAGATCATCGGGGCGCGTTTTGCCATTGCCCTGCTGGTGCTGGCTCCGATGTGGCGCGGCCTCACCGCGCCCGAGGGCCGCTGGGGCCTGCTGCTCGGGGCGCTGCTGTTCATCGCCTTCTGGCTTCAGATCGAAGGCCTGGCGCGCACCAGCAGCAACCGCAACGCCTTTGTCACCGGGCTGAACGTGCTGGTGGTGCCGCTGCTGGCCATGGCCGTGCTGGGCCGGCGCTACGGCCTGGCCCTGTGGGTCGCGTGCGCCATGGCGCTGGCCGGCATGGCGCTGATGTTCCACGAGGACGAACCCTGGAACGCGGGCGATACGCTGACCCTGGCCAGCACGCTGTTCTACGCCATCTACATCCTGGCGCTGGAAGAATGCGCGCGCCGCACGGCCGCCGCGCCGCTGCGCGCCACGCGGCTGGCGGCCATGCAGGCGCTGGTCATGTGCGGGGCTTCCGGCGCCCTGCTGCTGCTGCGTCACGGTGGCATTGCCGGCACCTGGCAGGCCGTGGCCGCCCTGCCCGGCCCGGCGCTGGCGGCGCTGGTCTACCTGGGCGTGATCGCCAGCGTGCTGGTGGTGACCCTGCAGGCCTGGGGCCAGCAGCGCGTGGACGCCATGCGCAGCGCCATCGTCTTCGGGCTGGAGCCGGTGTTTGCCGCCGCCACGGCGTGGGTGCTGATCAAAGAGACGCTGGGGCCCAGCGGCCTGGCCGGCGCGGCGCTGATCGTGGCGGCGCTGATCGTGAGCCAGGCGCAGCCGGCGCGCACGGCGGTGGCTGCGGCCTGA
- a CDS encoding ABC transporter substrate-binding protein, whose amino-acid sequence MKMLKTLAAAALALCAAATVQARPLAEIQKSGTIILASEGQYAPFNFFKGKQLTGYEIDVAEAVAKKMGLKYEWKTVGFDALLTGLQQDRWDLVIASHGITEERAKAATFTDPHYCSGGQIVSMKPEIAKAADLAGKTVAVQTGTSYLQHVKEVPGVKDVKNFPTDEAARSALSSKRVDAWVTDRFVAKEMLAKAPKAGFKTGDMLFIEKVAAAVAKGNQPLADAWNKAFKELVADGTVGKISQKYFQEDVTCK is encoded by the coding sequence ATGAAGATGCTCAAGACCCTGGCCGCCGCCGCGCTGGCGCTGTGCGCCGCAGCCACCGTGCAGGCTCGCCCGCTGGCTGAGATCCAGAAAAGCGGCACCATCATCCTGGCCTCGGAAGGCCAGTACGCGCCTTTCAACTTCTTCAAGGGCAAGCAGCTCACGGGCTACGAGATCGACGTCGCCGAGGCCGTGGCCAAGAAGATGGGCCTGAAATATGAGTGGAAGACGGTGGGCTTTGATGCGCTGCTGACCGGCCTGCAGCAGGACCGCTGGGACCTGGTGATCGCCTCACACGGCATCACCGAAGAGCGCGCCAAGGCGGCCACCTTCACCGACCCGCATTACTGCTCGGGCGGCCAGATCGTCTCCATGAAGCCCGAGATCGCCAAGGCCGCCGACCTGGCCGGCAAGACCGTGGCGGTGCAGACCGGCACCTCCTACCTGCAACACGTCAAGGAAGTGCCCGGCGTCAAGGACGTGAAAAACTTCCCCACCGACGAGGCCGCGCGCAGCGCCCTGTCGTCCAAGCGCGTGGACGCCTGGGTGACCGACCGTTTCGTCGCCAAGGAGATGCTGGCCAAGGCGCCCAAGGCCGGTTTCAAGACCGGCGACATGCTGTTCATCGAGAAGGTGGCCGCTGCCGTGGCCAAGGGCAACCAGCCGCTGGCCGACGCCTGGAACAAGGCCTTCAAGGAGCTGGTCGCCGACGGCACGGTGGGCAAGATTTCGCAGAAATACTTCCAGGAAGACGTGACCTGCAAGTGA